From Topomyia yanbarensis strain Yona2022 chromosome 1, ASM3024719v1, whole genome shotgun sequence, one genomic window encodes:
- the LOC131686196 gene encoding uncharacterized protein LOC131686196 yields MTRKCVVPGCGSSHKSTKMRFFRFPTIKSSSPLLSMRRFNRWITMLGFRSHYNPVGRFVCSLHFISGNPAKDTDVSDVDWAPTLNIPNNSTDTSDLEPVNVSNQTLIKCLHVAGSGSVDKRTESYETDCTSFVKNNFCGCDVTHSCDSFESFAARLHEEEPASANQLQSTFVEYSNSPSTVSSEMDKNLHDDIVSSSKTPSYDDTNPERTSSEIMNIENHEAKCCLSGNNCSMTRKYRAELAELQHRVTFLEIQLKRGLDWIANDERARLYTGINSYATLKRIFEYVEGSLFKPSCHLTKDQLFIMTLRKLRRGTPFVDMANEYSASVTTISKYFHRTVLVMYSCLKYALEPPSQEVGIRHLPRFFGRHSETNEYSLLIVLKLHVKLLLIQRQRILITASTK; encoded by the exons ATGACGCGAAAATGTGTTGTTCCCGGATGCGGATCATCGCACAAGTCAACAAAGATGCGATTTTTCCGTTTCCCaacaataaaaagttcatcgCCGCTGCTTTCCATGAGAAGATTTAATAGATGGATTACCATGTTGGGATTTAGATCTCATTACAATCCTGTTGGACGTTTCGTCTGTAGTTTACACTTCATATCTG GTAATCCAGCGAAAGATACTGATGTATCTGACGTCGATTGGGCTCCTACACTGAACATCCCAAACAACTCCACAGATACATCTGACCTAGAACCCGTAAACGTATCAAATCAAACTTTGATTAAATGTTTACATGTTGCAGGAAGCGGTTCCGTTGACAAAC GTACAGAGAGTTATGAAACCGACTGCACAAGCTTCGTGAAAAATAATTTCTGTGGATGTGACGTCACTCATAGTTGCGACAGTTTTGAAAGTTTCGCTGCACGGCTTCATGAAGAAGAACCAGCCAGCGCCAATCAACTGCAAAGCACTTTTGTCGAATACTCGAATTCCCCGTCAACGGTCTCTTCTGAAATGGACAAAAATTTACATGACGATATCGTTTCATCATCAAAAACGCCTTCAT acGATGATACCAATCCAGAGCGGACCTCCTCGGAAATAATGAACATTGAGAATCACGAAGCCAAGTGCTGTCTTTCTGGCAACAATTGCTCGATGACGCGAAAATATCGCGCAGAGCTAGCAGAATTACAACATCGTGTAACTTTTCTTGAGATACAATTGAAACGAGGTCTGGACTGGATTGCCAATGATGAACGTGCGAGACTGTATACTGGCATTAATAGTTATGCAACTTTAAAAAGAATATTTGAATATGTTGAAGGATCACTCTTCAAGCCATCTTGCCATTTGACGAAGGATCAATTGTTCATTATGACTTTGCGGAAATTGCGTCGTGGTACTCCATTTGTTGATATGGCAAATGAGTACTCAGCATCCGTAACGACCATATCCAAATACTTTCATCGAACGGTTTTGGTCATGTACTCTTGTTTAAAGTATGCTTTGGAACCACCTTCCCAGGAAGTCGGCATTCGTCATCTTCCACGTTTTTTCGGGAGACATTCGGAGACAAACGAGTATTCATTATTGATTGTTTTGAAGTTGCATGTGAAACTCCTACTGATCCAAAGGCAGCGAATTCTCatcacagcttctacaaaatgA